From Actinomycetes bacterium, a single genomic window includes:
- a CDS encoding DUF4307 domain-containing protein, whose protein sequence is MHVPASGQSRSRPADRYGEGRRRPPKALVAGVVVLATAFVSWVVWAALAATDRDPGGEVSGYRVVSAERIDVRVRLAAGSHGRLGCTVQAMDRTREVVGVAAVRLGPDRPERWVPVRTRDRAVTATLSRCRPG, encoded by the coding sequence GTGCACGTGCCCGCGAGCGGTCAGAGCCGGAGCCGACCGGCCGACCGCTACGGCGAGGGCCGCCGCCGGCCCCCGAAGGCGCTGGTCGCCGGCGTGGTGGTGCTGGCGACGGCGTTCGTGAGCTGGGTGGTCTGGGCGGCGCTGGCCGCGACCGACCGCGACCCGGGCGGTGAGGTGTCGGGCTACCGCGTGGTGTCCGCCGAGCGCATCGACGTCCGGGTGCGGCTCGCCGCCGGCAGCCACGGGCGGCTCGGCTGCACCGTGCAGGCCATGGACCGCACGCGCGAGGTCGTCGGCGTGGCCGCGGTCCGGCTGGGGCCGGACCGGCCCGAGCGCTGGGTGCCGGTCCGCACCCGCGACCGGGCCGTCACCGCCACCCTGAGCCGTTGCCGGCCCGGCTGA
- the greA gene encoding transcription elongation factor GreA yields MTETTENVTWLTQEAYDRLKEELDFLAGEGRLEISRRIEQAREEGDLRENGGYHAAKEEQGKREARIRQLQQLLESAQVGEAPKAPSGVVAPGTIVTAKVGGDTMRFLLGSREVAGDGIEVYSEKSPLGDAINGRHKGETATFAAPNGTTVEVEILDTEPFAG; encoded by the coding sequence GTGACCGAGACGACCGAGAACGTCACCTGGCTGACCCAGGAGGCGTACGACCGGCTGAAGGAGGAGCTCGACTTCCTCGCCGGCGAGGGCCGGCTGGAGATCTCGCGGCGCATCGAGCAGGCCCGCGAGGAGGGCGACCTGCGCGAGAACGGCGGCTACCACGCCGCCAAGGAGGAGCAGGGAAAGCGGGAGGCGCGGATCCGTCAGCTGCAGCAGCTGCTGGAGTCGGCCCAGGTCGGCGAGGCCCCCAAGGCGCCGTCCGGGGTCGTCGCCCCCGGCACCATCGTCACCGCGAAGGTCGGCGGTGACACCATGCGCTTCCTGCTCGGGTCCCGCGAGGTGGCCGGCGACGGCATCGAGGTCTACTCCGAGAAGTCGCCGCTCGGCGATGCCATCAACGGCCGGCACAAGGGCGAGACCGCGACCTTCGCCGCGCCCAACGGCACGACGGTCGAGGTCGAGATCCTCGACACCGAGCCGTTCGCCGGCTGA